From Domibacillus sp. DTU_2020_1001157_1_SI_ALB_TIR_016, a single genomic window includes:
- a CDS encoding ribonucleotide-diphosphate reductase subunit beta: MTLIEKRKLMDKEAPNRSTAIVNGRSSNVLNWDDVKFDWAYPKYKRMLGNFWTPFEINMSNDVKQFPNLQDSEREAFLKIIGLLALLDSIQTDYAGKVADYLTDSSLQALMIILAQQEVIHNHSYSYVLSSLVQKSKQDEVFDYWRSEPVLEKRNDFIVKGYQSFAENPTVENMLESIVHDVILEGLFFYSGFAFFYHLARHQKMVASSTMINYINRDEQLHVDLFVKIYQELLNEYPELDTPDRAEKVQAIFKEAAELEVEWAREVIGDKIDGLDVEDVEAYIYFYANVRCAQLGYEKPYPDYRKNPLKWIKAYEDVDLGKTDFFEQRSRQYVKVNVQDNGFDEL; encoded by the coding sequence ATGACACTTATTGAAAAACGAAAATTAATGGATAAAGAAGCGCCAAACCGTTCAACGGCCATTGTAAATGGCCGTTCATCCAACGTTTTAAACTGGGATGACGTTAAGTTTGACTGGGCGTATCCAAAGTACAAGCGGATGCTTGGGAATTTCTGGACACCGTTTGAAATTAACATGAGCAATGACGTAAAACAATTTCCAAATCTCCAAGACAGCGAGCGGGAAGCGTTTTTGAAAATTATCGGCCTGCTTGCTCTCTTAGACAGCATTCAAACAGACTATGCCGGGAAAGTAGCGGACTACTTAACGGATTCAAGCCTGCAGGCGCTGATGATTATTTTGGCGCAGCAGGAGGTTATTCATAACCATTCTTACTCTTACGTACTGTCCAGCCTTGTTCAGAAATCAAAGCAGGACGAAGTATTCGATTACTGGCGCAGTGAGCCGGTTCTTGAAAAACGCAATGACTTTATCGTAAAAGGTTATCAGTCCTTTGCGGAAAACCCAACCGTGGAAAATATGCTGGAGTCAATCGTACACGATGTCATTTTGGAAGGCTTGTTTTTCTATTCAGGCTTTGCATTCTTTTATCACCTGGCGCGCCACCAGAAAATGGTCGCTTCAAGCACAATGATTAACTATATTAATCGTGACGAACAGCTTCACGTCGACTTGTTCGTGAAAATCTACCAGGAACTTTTAAATGAATATCCGGAGTTGGATACACCGGACCGCGCAGAAAAAGTACAGGCGATTTTCAAAGAAGCGGCTGAGCTCGAAGTGGAATGGGCACGTGAAGTCATTGGAGATAAAATTGACGGGCTTGATGTAGAAGATGTAGAAGCGTACATCTACTTTTACGCTAATGTGCGCTGCGCACAGCTTGGCTATGAAAAGCCATATCCGGATTACCGCAAAAATCCACTTAAATGGATTAAAGCATACGAAGATGTGGATTTGGGTAAAACGGATTTCTTTGAACAGCGTTCGCGCCAATACGTAAAAGTAAACGTGCAGGATAACGGGTTCGACGAACTATAA
- a CDS encoding IS3 family transposase (programmed frameshift) produces MAKFTMEEKIQIVLRYLKRNESIYTIAEEAGVSSPILSGWIRLYEQFGAEGFLKSYTSYSVEFKLNVLKYMKDTGTSSYDAAAIFNISSPGLIRNWRKLFETGGMDALYPKKKGRSFMKKETKSTVKKQLPVEGSMEALQAENERLRMENAYFKKVERFSSRTGKITNKVKAQVIFELKNEFDIVELVKVADIPRSTYYYWEKQLNREDKYVSVKEVIEAVYHEHKGRYGYRRIHKELTKRHIHHDPKTIHRLMNEMGLKCEVRMKKYRSYRGKVGKIAPNILNRDFSTENMNEKWVTDVTEFHLFGEKRFLSPVLDLCNGEIIAYKVMKRPVYSLVEEMLEEAVKRIQPEDKVILHSDQGWHYQMAKYQKKLKEYGIRQSMSRKGNCLDNAVMENFFGLLKSELLYLQEFESMEHFERELEEYIYYYNHKRMKAKLNDLSPIEYRTQVLEAA; encoded by the exons ATGGCCAAATTTACAATGGAAGAAAAGATTCAAATTGTATTAAGGTATTTAAAAAGAAATGAAAGTATTTATACAATTGCTGAAGAAGCCGGAGTCAGTTCTCCAATCTTAAGTGGATGGATTCGTCTTTATGAACAATTCGGTGCAGAAGGGTTTTTAAAATCCTATACAAGCTATTCTGTGGAGTTTAAACTTAATGTACTCAAGTATATGAAAGACACGGGTACATCCTCTTATGACGCAGCTGCCATTTTCAATATTTCTTCACCAGGCTTGATCCGAAACTGGCGAAAGTTATTTGAGACTGGAGGAATGGATGCCCTGTATCCAAAGAAAAAGGGGCGATCATTCATGAAAAAAGAAACAAAATCTACTGTTAAAAAACAATTACCAGTTGAAGGATCAATGGAGGCTCTTCAGGCTGAAAATGAGCGTTTACGCATGGAGAACGCCTACT TTAAAAAAGTTGAACGCTTTAGTTCAAGGACAGGAAAAATTACAAACAAAGTCAAAGCGCAAGTAATTTTTGAGCTAAAGAATGAATTTGATATCGTGGAATTAGTTAAAGTCGCTGACATTCCACGCAGTACATATTATTACTGGGAAAAACAATTAAATCGAGAAGATAAATATGTGAGTGTAAAAGAGGTCATTGAGGCCGTTTATCATGAACATAAAGGTCGTTATGGCTACCGCCGTATTCACAAAGAATTAACGAAAAGGCACATTCACCATGACCCAAAGACCATTCATCGCTTAATGAATGAGATGGGCTTAAAATGTGAAGTGCGTATGAAAAAATACCGTTCATATCGTGGAAAAGTAGGTAAAATCGCCCCCAACATACTGAATCGCGATTTCAGCACAGAAAACATGAATGAAAAATGGGTAACCGATGTAACGGAATTTCACTTGTTTGGAGAAAAACGATTTTTATCTCCTGTTCTAGACTTATGTAATGGGGAAATTATTGCGTATAAAGTGATGAAACGTCCTGTTTATTCACTGGTTGAAGAGATGTTAGAAGAAGCAGTGAAGCGAATACAGCCTGAAGATAAGGTCATCCTTCATTCAGATCAAGGCTGGCATTATCAGATGGCCAAATACCAAAAAAAATTAAAAGAATATGGTATTCGTCAAAGCATGTCCCGTAAGGGAAATTGTTTAGACAACGCAGTCATGGAAAATTTCTTTGGCTTATTAAAATCAGAACTTCTTTACTTACAAGAGTTTGAGAGTATGGAACATTTTGAACGAGAATTAGAAGAGTATATTTATTATTACAATCACAAACGAATGAAGGCAAAATTAAATGACCTAAGTCCAATAGAATACCGGACTCAGGTCTTGGAAGCTGCCTAA
- a CDS encoding ribonucleoside-diphosphate reductase subunit alpha, with protein sequence MTITTASGIDQLLHTLTTEFGEEKIGPLLRASERWTAKRPDADMDAWSKAMTLEALSFMDEEEPYWTFVAARIYLHQTYRAIAAKRGVEAKDVYTAFADYLHRETEKGLYDNHLIEAYTKEELEEIGKLIQPERDQLFTYIGLKMLMDRYVVRDFDKTPVELPQERWLTIAMTLMKNETENRLAKIAESYWAMSNLYMTVATPTLSNAGKPYGQLSSCFIDTVDDSLQGIYDSNTDVATLSKYGGGIGVYMGKVRSRGSSIRGFKGASSGVLPWIKQLNNTAVSVDQLGQRQGAIAVYLDVWHKDVFAFLDLKLNNGDERLRAHDIFTGVCLPDLFMEKVDAREEWHLFDPHEVRTVMGFSLEDFYDESRGKGSFREKYEQCVQNEQLSRETVQAIDIMKRIMRSQLETGVPFMFYRDEVNRRNPNKHEGMVYSSNLCTEIFQNMSATEFQSIQLEDDVIVTRKKPGDFVVCNLSSINLGKAVPADVLERLIRVQVRMLDNVIDLNMIPVPQAERTNSRYRGIGLGTFGWHHLLALKNIRWESDEAVQYADELYGTIARLTIQASMELAKEKGAYPLFEGSDWQTGAYFDARGYEGDEWEALRKEVRENGMRNGYLMAVAPNSSTSIIAGSTASIDPIFQKSYSEEKKDYKIPVTVPDLNAETTWFYKSAYFIDQHWTLRQNAARQRHIDQGVSLNLYVQNTIKAKELLDLHLAGWKQGLKTTYYVRSTSVELLECESCSS encoded by the coding sequence ATGACCATAACTACTGCTTCAGGCATTGATCAACTTTTACATACGCTGACAACTGAATTCGGCGAAGAAAAAATCGGACCGCTTCTCCGCGCAAGCGAGCGCTGGACGGCAAAGCGCCCGGATGCGGATATGGATGCCTGGTCGAAAGCTATGACGCTTGAAGCGCTCAGCTTTATGGATGAAGAAGAGCCATATTGGACGTTTGTAGCGGCACGTATTTATCTGCACCAAACATACCGTGCGATTGCAGCAAAAAGAGGCGTAGAAGCCAAAGACGTTTATACGGCTTTTGCTGACTATCTTCACCGCGAAACGGAAAAAGGACTTTATGATAACCATCTGATCGAAGCTTATACAAAAGAAGAGCTTGAGGAAATCGGCAAGCTTATTCAACCAGAACGCGACCAGCTGTTTACATACATTGGACTTAAGATGCTGATGGACCGCTATGTGGTTCGTGATTTTGATAAAACACCAGTTGAGCTTCCACAGGAACGCTGGCTGACGATTGCCATGACGCTTATGAAAAACGAAACAGAGAACCGTCTGGCGAAAATTGCTGAATCTTACTGGGCAATGAGCAACTTATACATGACCGTAGCAACACCAACGTTGTCAAATGCGGGTAAACCGTACGGCCAGCTTTCAAGCTGCTTTATTGATACAGTGGACGACAGCCTGCAGGGCATTTACGACAGCAACACAGATGTTGCGACGTTATCTAAATACGGCGGCGGCATCGGCGTTTACATGGGTAAAGTACGCAGCCGCGGTTCTTCTATCCGTGGATTCAAAGGCGCATCAAGCGGTGTTCTTCCATGGATTAAGCAGTTGAACAACACAGCGGTCAGCGTTGACCAGCTTGGCCAGCGCCAGGGTGCGATAGCGGTCTACTTGGACGTTTGGCACAAAGACGTTTTTGCTTTCCTTGATTTGAAATTAAACAACGGTGACGAGCGTCTTCGTGCGCATGATATTTTCACAGGCGTATGTCTTCCAGACTTGTTTATGGAAAAAGTAGATGCGCGTGAAGAGTGGCACTTGTTTGATCCGCATGAAGTTCGCACAGTTATGGGCTTCTCGCTTGAAGACTTCTATGATGAGTCGCGCGGCAAAGGCTCATTCCGTGAAAAATATGAGCAGTGCGTACAAAACGAGCAGCTTTCCCGTGAAACGGTACAGGCGATCGACATTATGAAACGCATTATGCGCTCGCAGCTTGAAACAGGCGTACCGTTTATGTTCTATCGTGATGAAGTAAACCGCCGCAACCCGAACAAGCATGAAGGTATGGTTTATTCTAGTAACCTGTGTACAGAAATCTTCCAAAATATGAGTGCAACAGAATTCCAATCTATTCAGCTTGAAGACGATGTGATTGTAACGCGCAAAAAGCCAGGTGACTTTGTTGTATGTAACTTGTCTTCTATCAACCTTGGTAAAGCAGTGCCGGCAGATGTATTGGAGCGCTTGATTCGCGTACAGGTGCGCATGCTGGATAACGTTATTGATTTAAACATGATTCCAGTACCGCAGGCAGAACGGACAAACAGCCGTTACCGCGGCATCGGTCTTGGTACATTCGGCTGGCATCACCTGCTGGCGCTGAAAAACATCCGCTGGGAATCAGACGAAGCTGTTCAGTATGCAGATGAGCTGTACGGAACCATTGCCCGTTTGACGATTCAAGCGTCTATGGAACTGGCAAAAGAAAAAGGGGCTTACCCATTATTTGAAGGATCTGACTGGCAGACAGGTGCTTATTTTGATGCACGCGGCTATGAAGGAGACGAGTGGGAAGCACTTCGTAAAGAGGTACGGGAAAACGGTATGCGTAACGGCTACTTAATGGCCGTCGCACCAAACTCGTCTACATCGATCATTGCCGGAAGCACAGCGAGTATCGATCCGATTTTCCAAAAGAGTTACTCTGAGGAAAAGAAAGATTATAAAATTCCTGTAACAGTACCAGATTTAAACGCGGAAACAACATGGTTCTACAAATCCGCTTACTTTATCGACCAGCACTGGACACTGCGCCAAAACGCTGCGCGCCAGCGCCACATTGACCAGGGTGTTTCGCTGAACCTATACGTGCAAAACACTATTAAAGCGAAAGAATTGCTTGATCTGCACCTAGCTGGCTGGAAACAAGGATTAAAAACAACATATTATGTTCGTTCAACATCTGTGGAACTACTTGAGTGCGAATCTTGCTCAAGCTAA